One Drosophila subobscura isolate 14011-0131.10 chromosome U, UCBerk_Dsub_1.0, whole genome shotgun sequence DNA window includes the following coding sequences:
- the LOC117900927 gene encoding longitudinals lacking protein, isoforms H/M/V-like, with protein MDDHKELSLSWTKHQSTLINALATLLDAQTLVDCKIGAEGKFITAHKVVLSACSSYFAAQFQEHTEICPIVLLRGVKYQELRNLIDYMYRGEVTVTSVELEGLLKLGESLQFKGFVAGPNSEASEHGRGGPDTPEQSRKRLRPDSCGDEVSTSSYSPTADDLSDSSDSSFEQASTFRPQEMPTIIWRTARMAKNLRLQTNDVITDNVQPLSQGTQGLRRHSTIF; from the exons ATGGACGATCATAAGGAGCTGAGCCTGAGCTGGACCAAACACCAGAGCACGCTGATCAACGCACTCGCGACGCTACTGGACGCCCAGACTCTAGTCGACTGTAAGATCGGCGCCGAGGGCAAATTCATCACGGCCCACAAGGTGGTTCTGTCCGCCTGCAGTTCCTACTTTGCCGCGCAGTTCCAAGAACATACGGAAATTTGTCCGATCGTGCTACTAAGGGGTGTCAAGTACCAGGAGCTGCGCAACCTGATTGACTACATGTACCGTGGCGAGGTCACCGTCACGTCGGTCGAGCTGGAAGGGCTTCTCAAGCTGGGAGAATCGCTGCAGTTCAAGGGCTTCGTGGCAGGCCCTAACTCAGAGGCCTCTGAGCATGGCCGTGGTGGCCCCGACACACCGGAGCAGAGTAGAAAGCGCCTTCGTCCGGACTCCTGTGGGGATGAAGTTTCTACTTCATCGTATTCTCCAACGGCGGATG ATTTAAGCGACAGCTCAGATTCTTCTTTTGAGCAGGCCTCCACCTTCCGTCCGCAAGAAATGCCAACAATTATTTGGAGAACCGCCAGAATGGCCAAGAACCTGCGGCTGCAGACCAACGATGTCATCACAGACAACGTACAGCCACTGAGCCAGGGCACCCAAGGTCTGCGTCGCCACTCCACCATTTTCTAA